From Curtobacterium sp. SGAir0471, the proteins below share one genomic window:
- a CDS encoding biotin--[acetyl-CoA-carboxylase] ligase: MSTPVPPVLPRARAVVETAGGVFDAVGRTGSTNADLLAVASGRSHGSVVVTLDQTAGRGRLDRSWSAPAGQTLAVSLLVRADLDDRDRGWLPLVAGTAMRDAVSTVVPDVDEPGRASRPDDDDAAADRTPATEPRVLVKWPNDVLVDGRKVCGILCQVADDGSVVVGAGVNLTIPVDALPTPTSTSLAVAGARDDAMALADAVLSVWATAVLEAVGALVAGGPGADGVRSDVRAACGTIGRRVRLEQPDGSVDEVDATGIDDDGRITIRDRDGRSRGVAVGDLTHLRYA; the protein is encoded by the coding sequence ATGTCCACACCCGTCCCGCCGGTCCTGCCGCGTGCCCGTGCCGTCGTCGAGACCGCGGGCGGGGTGTTCGACGCCGTCGGGCGCACCGGCTCCACGAACGCAGACCTGCTGGCCGTCGCGTCCGGGCGGTCGCACGGCAGCGTCGTGGTCACGCTCGACCAGACGGCCGGGCGCGGGCGTCTCGACCGGTCCTGGAGCGCCCCGGCCGGGCAGACGCTCGCGGTGAGCCTGCTCGTCCGCGCCGACCTGGACGACCGCGACCGCGGGTGGCTGCCGCTGGTGGCCGGCACCGCGATGCGCGACGCGGTGTCCACGGTGGTGCCCGACGTCGACGAGCCGGGGCGGGCCTCCCGTCCGGACGACGACGACGCCGCGGCCGACCGCACGCCCGCGACGGAGCCGCGCGTCCTGGTGAAGTGGCCGAACGACGTGCTCGTCGACGGACGCAAGGTCTGCGGCATCCTCTGCCAGGTCGCCGACGACGGCAGCGTCGTCGTCGGCGCCGGCGTCAACCTGACCATCCCGGTCGACGCGCTGCCCACGCCGACGTCCACGTCGCTCGCGGTCGCCGGCGCACGCGACGACGCCATGGCGCTCGCCGACGCGGTGCTGTCGGTCTGGGCCACGGCCGTCCTGGAGGCGGTGGGCGCGCTGGTCGCCGGTGGTCCCGGTGCCGACGGGGTCCGGTCCGACGTCCGCGCGGCCTGCGGCACGATCGGTCGCCGCGTCCGCCTGGAACAGCCCGACGGCAGCGTCGACGAGGTCGATGCCACGGGCATCGACGACGACGGTCGGATCACGATCCGGGATCGGGACGGACGATCCAGGGGCGTCGCGGTGGGGGACCTCACCCACCTGCGGTATGCATGA
- a CDS encoding 5-(carboxyamino)imidazole ribonucleotide synthase, translated as MALRVGVVGGGQLARMMVPAAVELGLDIRVLAEGPGMSAAIAATAEGDYHDLETVLAFAREVDAVTFDHEHVPQDVLRGLVDAGVAVHPGPDALAVAQDKITMRQRLGELGFPVPDWAAVHDADELRAFLAEHGGRAVVKTARGGYDGKGVRVVSDATEVEDWFAAVAEAGADQALLVEELVPFTRELAQSVARRPSGEVVAWPLVETVQRDGVCAEVIAPAPASAGRLADAAESLAVGIAEALGVTGVLAVELFQTADERILVNELAMRPHNTGHWTIDGATTSQFEQHLRAVLDLPLGTTGSHDPIAVMVNVLGGPADGDLAARYPAALAAFPEAKLHFYGKAPRPGRKVGHVTVTGDDVDDVVYRARAAAAHFDD; from the coding sequence ATGGCCTTGCGTGTCGGAGTCGTCGGTGGCGGACAGCTCGCCCGGATGATGGTCCCCGCTGCCGTCGAGCTCGGTCTCGACATCCGGGTGCTCGCCGAGGGCCCGGGCATGTCGGCGGCGATCGCAGCGACGGCCGAGGGTGACTACCACGACCTCGAAACGGTGCTCGCCTTCGCCCGCGAGGTCGACGCCGTGACGTTCGACCACGAGCACGTTCCGCAGGACGTCCTCCGGGGCCTCGTCGACGCGGGGGTCGCCGTGCACCCCGGACCCGACGCCCTGGCCGTGGCGCAGGACAAGATCACCATGCGGCAGCGGCTCGGCGAGCTCGGGTTCCCGGTCCCGGACTGGGCCGCCGTGCACGACGCCGACGAACTGCGTGCCTTCCTCGCCGAGCACGGGGGACGCGCGGTCGTGAAGACCGCTCGTGGCGGCTACGACGGCAAGGGCGTCCGGGTCGTGTCGGACGCGACCGAGGTCGAGGACTGGTTCGCCGCGGTCGCCGAGGCGGGCGCAGACCAGGCGTTGCTCGTCGAGGAGCTCGTGCCCTTCACGCGGGAGCTCGCGCAGTCCGTGGCGCGCCGCCCCTCCGGCGAGGTCGTGGCCTGGCCCCTCGTCGAGACGGTCCAGCGCGACGGCGTCTGCGCCGAGGTCATCGCCCCGGCGCCGGCCAGTGCCGGACGGCTCGCCGACGCCGCCGAGTCGCTCGCGGTCGGGATCGCCGAGGCGCTCGGGGTCACCGGCGTGCTCGCCGTCGAGCTCTTCCAGACGGCCGACGAGCGCATCCTCGTGAACGAGCTCGCCATGCGACCGCACAACACGGGCCACTGGACGATCGACGGCGCCACGACGAGCCAGTTCGAGCAGCACCTCCGCGCGGTGCTCGACCTGCCCCTCGGTACGACCGGCTCGCACGACCCGATCGCCGTGATGGTGAACGTGCTCGGCGGCCCGGCGGACGGCGACCTGGCCGCTCGCTACCCGGCGGCGCTCGCGGCGTTCCCCGAGGCCAAGCTGCACTTCTACGGCAAGGCGCCGCGGCCGGGTCGCAAGGTCGGCCACGTCACGGTCACCGGCGACGACGTGGACGACGTCGTGTACCGGGCGCGGGCCGCGGCGGCGCACTTCGACGACTGA
- a CDS encoding lysylphosphatidylglycerol synthase transmembrane domain-containing protein: MKWSAAALAVALLVVGVVQQWDAIVRDFARLSVGTVVVGVLATLVALVANMASWRAMTAATGTRLPVTAASSVFFVGQLGKYVPGGVWSIAAQAELGRAHGLPRTTSAAASLASMLVSMVTAALVGIVGLFVGAPDGLATFWWLAVVAALGIVTLAPPVLARLIALAMRLLRRPRQVVTLSWGATTASIAWSAAMWLAYGVQATTVLRAFGADGPAVPPLATGAYAVAWLVGFLVVVAPAGLGAREGVLVLLLGPVAGVSGALALAVVSRALMTLGDVLLAAVGAGLAVRHRRRTDAA, translated from the coding sequence GTGAAGTGGAGCGCGGCCGCACTGGCGGTCGCGCTCCTCGTCGTGGGGGTCGTGCAGCAGTGGGACGCCATCGTCCGTGACTTCGCCCGGCTCTCCGTCGGCACGGTCGTGGTCGGGGTGCTCGCGACCCTCGTCGCCCTCGTCGCGAACATGGCGTCGTGGCGTGCCATGACCGCTGCCACCGGGACCCGCCTGCCGGTCACGGCAGCGTCCTCGGTGTTCTTCGTCGGTCAGCTCGGCAAGTACGTCCCGGGCGGCGTGTGGTCGATCGCGGCACAGGCCGAGCTCGGTCGTGCCCACGGTCTCCCACGGACGACGAGTGCCGCCGCGTCGCTCGCCTCGATGCTCGTCAGCATGGTCACGGCGGCCCTGGTCGGGATCGTCGGACTGTTCGTCGGCGCGCCCGACGGCCTGGCGACCTTCTGGTGGCTCGCCGTCGTCGCGGCACTCGGCATCGTCACCCTGGCGCCGCCGGTGCTCGCGCGACTCATCGCCCTCGCGATGCGGCTCCTGCGCCGACCCAGGCAGGTCGTCACGCTCTCCTGGGGTGCGACGACCGCGTCGATCGCCTGGTCCGCCGCGATGTGGCTCGCCTACGGCGTCCAGGCCACCACGGTGCTGCGGGCCTTCGGTGCCGACGGTCCCGCCGTCCCCCCGCTCGCGACGGGCGCCTACGCCGTCGCCTGGCTCGTCGGCTTCCTCGTCGTCGTCGCGCCGGCCGGCCTCGGGGCACGCGAGGGCGTCCTCGTGCTGCTCCTCGGGCCGGTCGCGGGGGTGTCCGGCGCGCTGGCCCTGGCCGTCGTCAGTCGAGCGCTGATGACCCTCGGCGACGTCCTGCTGGCCGCGGTCGGGGCCGGGCTGGCGGTCCGCCACCGCCGTCGCACGGACGCGGCCTGA
- a CDS encoding ArnT family glycosyltransferase, protein MRAEPTSRPPVAPDHGPTDEPHPAVGRRERIAVAIVTVTFGLWLAVWALVVPTFQAPDETAHVDAAVHVALGDPWSAPGDMRVLEAVLAGAREQTSVPEDRWSTVSELLAAAPGESTTVNQMTQHPPTAYLADALVLRAVHFGDLRLDQAVLALRLADALAVTPLALLAWATVRRVSRSPRAALVGALALFATPQLASIGASVTNDAPTMLLTGVVVWLAVRLLTGDHRWRTLVWLGLALGAACWVKGTALPAVPFVGLAVLVAGTGVLPVSRRLLRTVVALAVAGAVGAWWWLHNLVAYHRLQPDGYAAIRPPKAFPPGEHPSVAHFVDVSWGTLARTFWGSPGARAQVSIGDGLTAALTAVALAAIVLFAFRRAGLGTSVVLAAFPAAVLLLQTATSARAYLTTTEVAGTQGRYAFPAVLCLVALSAVAWRRIPRTPGGRHRTATALAVVCPAVGLYGAVVVASWFWNGAVPWPGHGGLARYAALGPVPPWTVAVLVALVLVGIVLTVARVATMRPATVPAPNGDLRADGVAR, encoded by the coding sequence ATGCGCGCAGAACCGACGTCCCGCCCGCCGGTGGCACCCGACCACGGTCCGACCGACGAGCCGCATCCCGCCGTCGGTCGACGCGAGCGGATCGCGGTCGCGATCGTCACCGTGACGTTCGGACTCTGGCTCGCCGTGTGGGCACTCGTCGTGCCGACCTTCCAGGCGCCCGACGAGACCGCGCACGTCGACGCCGCCGTGCACGTCGCCCTCGGTGACCCGTGGTCCGCCCCGGGTGACATGCGCGTGCTCGAGGCCGTGCTCGCCGGCGCCCGCGAGCAGACGTCGGTACCGGAAGACCGGTGGTCGACGGTCAGCGAGCTCCTCGCCGCCGCGCCCGGCGAGTCGACCACCGTGAACCAGATGACGCAGCACCCGCCGACCGCCTACCTCGCCGACGCCCTCGTCCTCCGGGCGGTGCACTTCGGGGACCTGCGACTCGACCAGGCCGTGCTCGCGCTGCGGCTGGCCGACGCCCTGGCGGTCACGCCGCTCGCCCTGCTGGCGTGGGCCACGGTGCGCCGGGTCAGCCGCTCGCCGCGTGCTGCGCTCGTGGGAGCGCTCGCGCTGTTCGCGACACCGCAGCTCGCCTCGATCGGGGCCTCCGTGACGAACGACGCGCCGACGATGCTGCTGACCGGCGTCGTGGTGTGGCTCGCGGTGCGCCTGCTCACCGGCGACCACCGCTGGCGCACGCTGGTCTGGCTCGGTCTCGCGCTCGGCGCCGCCTGCTGGGTGAAGGGCACCGCCCTGCCCGCCGTCCCCTTCGTCGGACTCGCCGTGCTCGTCGCGGGGACCGGTGTCCTGCCGGTGTCCCGTCGGCTCCTCCGGACGGTCGTCGCGCTCGCGGTCGCGGGAGCCGTCGGCGCGTGGTGGTGGCTGCACAACCTCGTCGCGTACCACCGCCTGCAGCCGGACGGGTACGCCGCGATCCGCCCGCCGAAGGCCTTCCCGCCGGGCGAGCACCCGTCGGTCGCGCACTTCGTGGACGTCAGCTGGGGGACGCTGGCCCGGACGTTCTGGGGCAGCCCAGGGGCGCGCGCGCAGGTGAGCATCGGTGACGGCCTGACCGCAGCGCTCACGGCGGTCGCCCTCGCGGCGATCGTGCTGTTCGCCTTCCGGCGGGCGGGCCTGGGCACCTCGGTCGTGCTCGCCGCGTTCCCGGCTGCGGTCCTGCTCCTCCAGACCGCCACCAGCGCCCGCGCCTACCTCACGACCACCGAGGTCGCCGGGACCCAGGGCCGGTACGCCTTCCCCGCGGTGCTCTGCCTCGTCGCCCTCTCCGCCGTCGCCTGGCGGCGGATCCCCCGGACGCCGGGCGGGCGACACCGCACCGCCACGGCGCTCGCGGTCGTCTGCCCCGCCGTCGGCCTGTACGGTGCCGTGGTGGTCGCGAGCTGGTTCTGGAACGGAGCGGTGCCGTGGCCCGGGCACGGAGGTCTCGCCCGGTACGCCGCACTGGGCCCGGTCCCACCGTGGACCGTGGCGGTGCTGGTGGCGCTCGTGCTCGTCGGGATCGTCCTGACGGTCGCCCGGGTCGCGACGATGCGGCCCGCCACGGTCCCCGCGCCGAACGGCGACCTCCGCGCGGACGGAGTGGCCCGGTGA
- a CDS encoding glycosyltransferase family 4 protein — protein sequence MTTLRVVVDQVIAPVPGGIGRYAEELTRQLVETAPAGCDVEGIVSAAPRADVERLRTLLPGLTGVERLALPRRELSLAWQGGLAHGASHGMVHAPSVLAPLVKHDRFQEPGRQTVVTVHDTVPWTHPETLTPRGVHFHKAMVKRAWKHADAVVVPTHAVAAQLDEIHRFGDRLRVIGGAPTGRLRVPVDADLRAERLGLPDRYVLAVGTLEPRKGLRHLIEAMAHPDAPQDVPLVVSGPDGWGDVDVLGTAERAGLAADRVKVLGRVDDADLAVVYDRATVFVFPSLAEGFGLPVIEAMSFGTPVVHSDDPAVSEVASDAGVTVARDPRESYAERLAQAVYQVVADPLLAEQLAIAGPDRARMFDWRDSALETWQLHADL from the coding sequence ATGACCACTCTCCGCGTCGTCGTCGACCAGGTGATCGCGCCGGTCCCGGGTGGGATCGGTCGCTACGCGGAGGAACTCACCCGGCAGCTCGTCGAGACCGCTCCGGCCGGGTGCGACGTCGAGGGCATCGTCTCCGCCGCACCGCGCGCCGACGTCGAGCGGCTGCGGACGCTGCTGCCCGGCCTGACCGGCGTGGAGCGACTCGCGCTGCCCCGCCGCGAGCTGTCCCTCGCCTGGCAGGGCGGACTCGCGCACGGCGCCTCGCACGGCATGGTCCACGCGCCCAGCGTGCTCGCTCCCCTGGTGAAGCACGACCGCTTCCAGGAGCCCGGCCGACAGACCGTGGTGACCGTGCACGACACCGTGCCGTGGACCCACCCCGAGACCCTCACGCCCCGGGGCGTGCACTTCCACAAGGCGATGGTGAAGCGGGCGTGGAAGCACGCGGACGCCGTGGTGGTCCCCACCCACGCGGTTGCCGCGCAGCTCGACGAGATCCACCGCTTCGGCGACCGGCTGCGGGTGATCGGCGGTGCACCGACCGGTCGGCTCCGTGTCCCCGTCGACGCCGACCTGCGTGCCGAGCGCCTCGGCCTGCCGGACCGCTACGTCCTCGCGGTGGGCACCCTCGAGCCGCGGAAGGGCCTCCGACACCTCATCGAGGCGATGGCCCACCCCGACGCACCGCAGGACGTCCCGCTGGTCGTCTCCGGACCGGACGGCTGGGGCGACGTCGACGTCCTCGGCACGGCCGAGCGCGCCGGCCTCGCCGCCGACCGGGTCAAGGTGCTCGGGCGGGTGGACGACGCCGACCTGGCAGTCGTGTACGACCGCGCCACGGTCTTCGTGTTCCCGAGCCTCGCCGAGGGCTTCGGACTGCCCGTGATCGAGGCGATGAGCTTCGGCACCCCCGTCGTGCACTCGGACGACCCGGCCGTCAGCGAGGTCGCGTCCGACGCCGGCGTCACCGTCGCCCGGGACCCCCGGGAGTCTTACGCCGAGCGACTCGCGCAGGCCGTCTACCAGGTGGTCGCGGACCCGCTGCTCGCGGAGCAGCTCGCCATCGCCGGGCCCGACCGGGCGCGCATGTTCGACTGGCGCGACTCCGCGCTCGAGACCTGGCAGCTGCACGCCGACCTCTGA
- the purE gene encoding 5-(carboxyamino)imidazole ribonucleotide mutase encodes MTDTTAPTPLVSIIMGSDSDWPTMRAAAEILTELDIPFEADVVSAHRTPDKMVRYARAAADRGVRVIVAGAGGAAHLPGMVASLTTLPVIGVPVQLARLDGLDSLLSIVQMPAGIPVATMAINGAANAGLLAARIIGSADPQVAVRLAEYAAGLEQVVERKAAALREQL; translated from the coding sequence GTGACCGACACCACCGCGCCCACCCCGCTCGTCTCGATCATCATGGGGTCGGACTCCGACTGGCCGACCATGCGCGCCGCCGCGGAGATCCTGACCGAGCTCGACATCCCGTTCGAGGCGGACGTGGTCTCGGCGCACCGCACGCCGGACAAGATGGTGCGCTACGCGCGGGCGGCCGCCGACCGCGGCGTGCGGGTGATCGTCGCCGGCGCCGGGGGAGCGGCGCACCTGCCGGGCATGGTGGCGTCGCTGACGACGCTGCCGGTGATCGGTGTGCCCGTGCAGCTCGCGCGGCTCGACGGGCTCGACTCGCTGCTGTCGATCGTGCAGATGCCCGCCGGCATCCCCGTCGCGACCATGGCGATCAACGGCGCCGCGAACGCCGGGCTCCTGGCGGCACGCATCATCGGGTCGGCCGACCCGCAGGTCGCCGTCCGGCTGGCAGAGTACGCCGCCGGGCTCGAGCAGGTCGTGGAGCGGAAGGCGGCCGCGCTGCGCGAGCAGCTCTGA
- a CDS encoding UDP-glucose dehydrogenase family protein, whose translation MRISVIGCGYLGAVHAASMAKLGHDVVAVDVDPVKIGQLAAGQAPFFEPGLPETLDEALASGRIEFTTDTARVAGARVHFLAVGTPQGPTGAADMTYVDAAVTGLLPHLAPGDLVVGKSTVPVGTAARLAERVREVQPEATLVWNPEFLREGFAVQDTISPDRFVYGVPDGPEGERAVDVLDEVYAQALAAGTPRLVVDLPTSELVKISANAFLATKISFINAMAEIAEVAGADVTALADAIGHDDRIGRKFLNAGLGFGGGCLPKDIRAFQARADELGVGHSLAFLGEVDAINLRRRAHVVTLAGELLGGSVEGRRVAVLGLAFKPNSDDVRDSPALDIAARLVELGATVRAYDPAANHTAARVRPEVGTVDSAAEALRDADLVLVLTEWAEFRELDPRVVAELVAAPVVLDGRNCLDRDAWTAAGFTVRGMGR comes from the coding sequence GTGCGTATCTCCGTCATCGGCTGCGGGTACCTCGGTGCCGTGCACGCCGCCTCCATGGCCAAGCTCGGACACGACGTCGTCGCCGTCGACGTCGACCCGGTGAAGATCGGACAGCTCGCCGCGGGGCAGGCACCGTTCTTCGAGCCCGGACTGCCCGAGACCCTCGACGAGGCGCTCGCCTCCGGTCGGATCGAGTTCACGACCGACACCGCCCGGGTCGCCGGTGCGCGCGTGCACTTCCTCGCCGTCGGAACGCCCCAGGGGCCGACGGGTGCAGCGGACATGACCTACGTCGACGCCGCGGTGACGGGCCTGCTGCCGCACCTCGCCCCCGGTGACCTGGTCGTCGGCAAGTCCACCGTCCCGGTCGGTACCGCTGCCCGGCTCGCCGAGCGCGTGCGCGAGGTCCAGCCCGAGGCGACCCTCGTGTGGAACCCCGAGTTCCTCCGTGAGGGCTTCGCCGTACAGGACACCATCTCGCCCGACCGCTTCGTGTACGGAGTCCCGGACGGTCCCGAGGGCGAGCGTGCCGTCGACGTGCTCGACGAGGTCTACGCCCAGGCGCTGGCCGCCGGGACGCCGCGGCTCGTCGTCGACCTGCCGACCAGCGAGCTCGTCAAGATCAGCGCGAACGCCTTCCTCGCGACGAAGATCTCGTTCATCAACGCGATGGCGGAGATCGCCGAGGTCGCCGGAGCGGACGTCACGGCGCTCGCCGACGCCATCGGCCACGACGACCGGATCGGCCGGAAGTTCCTCAACGCCGGACTCGGGTTCGGTGGCGGGTGCCTGCCGAAGGACATCCGGGCGTTCCAGGCACGCGCCGACGAACTCGGCGTGGGGCACTCGCTCGCGTTCCTGGGCGAGGTCGACGCGATCAACCTGCGGCGTCGCGCACACGTCGTCACCCTCGCCGGTGAGCTCCTCGGCGGTTCCGTCGAGGGACGGCGCGTGGCCGTGCTCGGCCTCGCGTTCAAGCCGAACTCCGACGACGTCCGCGACTCCCCGGCGCTGGACATCGCCGCGCGGCTCGTCGAGCTCGGCGCGACGGTGCGGGCGTACGACCCCGCGGCGAACCACACCGCGGCCCGGGTGCGTCCGGAGGTCGGCACCGTCGACTCGGCCGCCGAGGCGCTGCGCGACGCCGACCTCGTGCTCGTGCTGACCGAGTGGGCCGAGTTCCGCGAGCTCGACCCGCGGGTCGTCGCCGAGCTCGTGGCCGCGCCCGTGGTGCTCGACGGCCGGAACTGCCTGGACCGCGATGCGTGGACCGCGGCCGGCTTCACGGTGCGCGGCATGGGACGGTGA
- a CDS encoding GtrA family protein, with translation MRRLIAQLARFGVVGAVGFVVDFSVFNLLRATVLSPDEVHSGPFWAKVVSTVIAIVVNWLGNRYWTFRNQRRSVAAREGVEFLVVSLGGMVISLGCLGISHYVLGFTSAFADNVSGNVIGLVLGTAFRFWLYKVWVYHPDRVQREAARSAAPEDTRLPDRV, from the coding sequence GTGCGGCGACTCATCGCGCAGCTGGCCCGCTTCGGAGTCGTCGGGGCCGTGGGCTTCGTCGTGGACTTCAGCGTGTTCAACCTGCTGCGCGCCACGGTGCTCTCCCCCGACGAGGTGCACTCCGGCCCGTTCTGGGCGAAGGTCGTCTCGACGGTCATCGCGATCGTCGTGAACTGGCTGGGCAACCGGTACTGGACCTTCCGGAACCAGCGACGGTCCGTCGCCGCGCGCGAGGGCGTCGAGTTCCTCGTCGTCTCCCTGGGCGGCATGGTGATCTCGCTGGGCTGCCTCGGGATCTCGCACTACGTGCTCGGCTTCACCTCGGCGTTCGCGGACAACGTCTCCGGCAACGTGATCGGCCTGGTGCTCGGTACCGCGTTCCGGTTCTGGCTGTACAAGGTCTGGGTGTACCACCCCGACCGCGTCCAGCGGGAGGCCGCACGCTCGGCCGCCCCGGAGGACACCCGTCTGCCGGACCGCGTCTGA
- a CDS encoding PH domain-containing protein, giving the protein MTAEPPPERVVARLRPHARRLVRPAVFVVLVALAGGFGFGVFRAQLAWLNAVVAGLTVLFVVLGGLVPLLRWMSERYVVTTRRLVVVHGLGTRTRRELLHSRGYDVTVRRRGLQGVWRSGDVLVFPGDEPPVVLGDVPHADLVVAVLHDLVEAHEARRRHREPDWDEIVGGY; this is encoded by the coding sequence ATGACCGCCGAGCCGCCGCCCGAACGCGTCGTCGCGCGGCTCCGGCCGCACGCACGGCGGCTGGTCCGGCCCGCGGTCTTCGTCGTGCTGGTCGCGCTCGCCGGCGGGTTCGGCTTCGGCGTCTTCCGTGCGCAGCTCGCCTGGTTGAACGCGGTGGTCGCCGGGCTCACGGTGCTGTTCGTCGTCCTCGGCGGGCTTGTCCCGCTGCTGCGCTGGATGTCCGAGCGGTACGTGGTGACCACCCGGCGGCTCGTCGTGGTGCACGGCCTCGGGACGCGCACGCGTCGCGAGCTCCTGCACTCGCGGGGGTACGACGTGACGGTGCGCCGCCGTGGGCTCCAGGGCGTGTGGCGGTCCGGCGACGTGCTCGTCTTCCCGGGTGACGAGCCGCCGGTGGTGCTCGGGGACGTCCCGCACGCCGACCTCGTCGTGGCCGTGCTGCACGACCTGGTCGAGGCGCACGAGGCCCGGCGTCGGCACCGCGAGCCGGACTGGGACGAGATCGTCGGCGGGTACTGA
- a CDS encoding glycosyltransferase, with translation MRRPRLLVLASTFPARPDDGVPAFVLDLARHEAEEFDTVVLTPRVPGAAADEVVDGVRVVRYPYFPRRFEDLADGAILDNLRARRSRILQVPALLAAQYLAVRRAVRGGRPDVVHAHWAVPQALVATLAAPHVPMVVTTHGGDVYALRAAPLVRLKRWVLHRAAHVTTVNGEMRERLTAWGVPESGTSVVPMGVEPGPAAAARARTERVPGRIVAVGRLVEKKGFAVLLDALRRIEDVPWELVVVGDGPLRAGLERRAAGLPVTFAGQLGKDEVLDALATATVVAMPSVPASNGDQEGLPVTLLESAAVGAAVVASDLPGIRDVVRDDVSGLLVPPGDVDALAAALRRALTDRDGRERWQAGAGRAAEPYTGDRIGARYRAVLRAAAGQHTD, from the coding sequence GTGAGACGCCCACGGCTCCTCGTCCTCGCCTCGACGTTCCCCGCCCGGCCCGACGACGGCGTGCCCGCGTTCGTGCTCGACCTCGCGCGCCACGAGGCCGAGGAGTTCGACACCGTCGTGCTCACGCCCCGGGTACCGGGAGCCGCGGCGGACGAGGTCGTGGACGGTGTCCGCGTGGTGCGCTACCCGTACTTCCCGCGACGCTTCGAGGACCTCGCCGACGGGGCGATCCTCGACAACCTCCGGGCCAGACGGAGCCGCATCCTGCAGGTCCCGGCGCTGCTCGCCGCGCAGTACCTGGCGGTCCGACGCGCGGTCCGCGGGGGTCGGCCGGACGTCGTGCACGCCCACTGGGCCGTCCCGCAGGCACTGGTCGCGACCCTGGCCGCACCGCACGTGCCGATGGTCGTCACCACGCACGGCGGCGACGTCTACGCCCTGCGCGCCGCACCCCTGGTCCGGCTGAAGCGCTGGGTGCTGCACCGGGCAGCGCACGTGACGACGGTGAACGGCGAGATGCGCGAGCGGCTCACCGCGTGGGGGGTTCCCGAGTCCGGGACGAGCGTGGTCCCGATGGGCGTCGAACCCGGTCCGGCCGCGGCCGCCAGGGCTCGCACGGAACGCGTGCCGGGACGCATCGTGGCGGTCGGTCGGCTCGTCGAGAAGAAGGGCTTCGCGGTCCTCCTCGACGCGTTGCGGCGCATCGAAGACGTTCCGTGGGAGCTCGTCGTCGTCGGCGACGGTCCGCTCCGCGCCGGACTCGAGCGCCGAGCAGCGGGACTGCCGGTCACCTTCGCCGGTCAGCTCGGGAAGGACGAGGTCCTCGACGCGCTGGCGACCGCCACGGTGGTCGCGATGCCGTCGGTGCCGGCCTCGAACGGCGATCAGGAGGGGCTCCCGGTGACGCTCCTCGAGTCGGCGGCCGTCGGGGCCGCGGTCGTCGCGAGCGACCTGCCCGGCATCCGCGACGTCGTCCGCGACGACGTCTCCGGCCTGCTCGTGCCCCCCGGTGACGTGGACGCGCTGGCCGCGGCGCTGCGGCGCGCCCTCACCGACCGGGACGGGCGGGAGCGGTGGCAGGCCGGAGCGGGACGGGCCGCCGAGCCGTACACGGGCGACCGCATCGGTGCGCGGTACCGCGCGGTCCTGCGGGCCGCGGCGGGGCAGCACACCGACTGA